From Tachypleus tridentatus isolate NWPU-2018 chromosome 8, ASM421037v1, whole genome shotgun sequence, a single genomic window includes:
- the LOC143223263 gene encoding uncharacterized protein LOC143223263 — protein sequence MARRLSWMHRITLLTWFVTLEVVFSTSENSGHAYARETDINNTIKSGSEIIPYETSDEATLQTTSGSTSEIKTNSTRSGKMLKSGKPEVYHSPPLMRPDTSIVPLPVEEIKENDAENTKTTSTSSRPILSPDDFPGRTGVGFWETIEAYGVKEEKTKPDNPSSSATTALPACSFLIHLMFMFFFIISYNK from the exons ATGGCTCGAAGACTCAGTTGGATGCACCGCATCACACTGTTAACCTGGTTCGTGACTCTAGAAGTAGTCTTCAGTACCAGTGAAAATTCAGGCCACG ctTATGCACGTGAAACAGACATCAATAACACTATCAAGTCTGGCAGCGAAATCATTCCTTACGAAACATCGGACGAAGCGACACTTCAGACTACAAGCGGAAGTACAAGTGAAATAAAAACGAATTCAACACGGTCAGGTAAAATGCTGAAGTCAGGGAAACCTGAGGTGTATCACTCGCCCCCACTTATGAGACCGGATACATCTATTGTACCGCTACCTGTTGAAGAAATCAAGGAAAATGACGCAGAAAATACGAAAACAACGAGCACTTCGTCACGACCAATATTATCACCAGACGATTTCCCCGGAAGAACAGGCG TTGGTTTCTGGGAGACTATTGAAGCTTATGGAGTGAAGGAAGAGAAAACTAAACCAGACAATCCATCATCTTCTGCGACGACAGCGCTACCTGCTTGCAGTTTTTTGATCCACTTAATGTTCatgttcttttttataatttcttacaataaataa